The Polaribacter tangerinus genome has a segment encoding these proteins:
- a CDS encoding RagB/SusD family nutrient uptake outer membrane protein: protein MKFKKILILTTIFTSILSCTGELEEEVFSNYSANNFFKNEEQLQAQNIGIYEAFRHVVWEQDMYMLVSMTSRYATSRVPQFAWHAAYQTADRQPFRYERLWNIGYNAISRANTVIQNVPLGEFYTEKPEIAKQYIAEARWMRAYTYFQLTQLFGDLPLYTEPVSSADPEILFKSRSAVQDVYNLIIEDLEFANANLPVKWTSTGSGRVTKAGGAFLLGKVYLTSAGAPLKISANYQKAIEALKPLADNPTDYDVSLLADWKNVFSMSNEGNKEIIFAHGNIYENLLGSVLPFWTNPQFSEFGGIQSRAGSGYQIAWHPALLDLYEAGDDRLKDGFTYSYRRINNNAVVNYKPTPLNVTGLTYGGRNGISGTKYQDGGAIGNVIHSKDHIVYRYVDAFLMLAEAYNENNESAKALPYLKIARDRVKASVITTTDQNELRKIIREERIRELYAEMGELFDARRWDIVEEEYNNSYLRQWRNPNQSWDEKFKLSPIPIVELGKNPNLEQNPGW from the coding sequence ATGAAATTTAAAAAAATATTAATTCTAACTACGATATTTACTAGTATACTATCTTGTACAGGTGAGTTAGAAGAGGAAGTATTCTCTAACTACAGTGCAAATAACTTCTTTAAAAATGAAGAACAACTACAGGCTCAAAATATAGGTATTTATGAAGCTTTTAGACATGTAGTCTGGGAACAAGATATGTATATGTTGGTAAGTATGACCAGTAGATATGCTACAAGTAGAGTTCCTCAATTTGCATGGCATGCTGCATACCAAACAGCAGATAGGCAACCTTTTAGGTACGAAAGACTATGGAATATTGGCTATAACGCAATTTCTAGAGCTAACACGGTAATACAAAATGTACCACTTGGTGAATTTTACACTGAGAAGCCCGAAATTGCAAAACAATACATTGCAGAAGCAAGATGGATGAGAGCTTATACCTATTTTCAGCTAACCCAATTGTTTGGAGACCTACCTTTGTACACAGAACCTGTATCATCTGCAGACCCAGAAATTCTTTTTAAATCAAGAAGTGCTGTGCAAGATGTATATAATTTAATTATTGAAGATTTAGAGTTTGCCAATGCAAACTTACCTGTAAAATGGACTAGTACCGGTTCTGGTAGGGTAACAAAAGCTGGTGGTGCTTTTTTATTAGGTAAAGTCTACTTAACCTCTGCAGGAGCTCCTCTAAAAATAAGTGCAAATTACCAAAAGGCAATAGAAGCTTTAAAACCCCTTGCAGACAATCCAACAGATTATGATGTTAGCCTTCTAGCAGATTGGAAAAATGTATTTAGTATGAGTAATGAAGGTAATAAAGAAATAATTTTTGCTCATGGTAATATATACGAAAACCTATTAGGATCTGTTCTACCATTCTGGACAAACCCGCAATTTAGTGAATTTGGTGGAATACAATCTAGAGCAGGAAGTGGATATCAAATAGCTTGGCATCCAGCTTTGTTAGATTTGTATGAAGCAGGAGACGATAGATTAAAAGATGGTTTTACATATTCTTACAGAAGAATAAATAATAATGCCGTAGTAAACTACAAACCAACTCCACTTAATGTAACAGGATTAACCTATGGAGGAAGGAATGGAATTTCAGGTACAAAATATCAAGACGGAGGAGCTATTGGGAATGTTATTCATTCAAAAGATCATATTGTTTACAGGTATGTTGATGCATTTTTAATGCTAGCAGAGGCTTATAACGAAAATAATGAATCTGCAAAAGCATTGCCTTATTTAAAAATTGCAAGAGACCGTGTAAAAGCGAGTGTCATTACAACTACAGATCAAAACGAGTTAAGAAAAATTATAAGAGAAGAAAGAATAAGAGAATTATATGCAGAAATGGGAGAATTGTTTGATGCAAGGAGATGGGATATTGTAGAGGAAGAATATAATAATAGTTATTTAAGACAATGGAGAAATCCTAACCAAAGTTGGGATGAAAAATTTAAGTTAAGTCCAATACCTATTGTTGAGCTTGGGAAAAATCCGAATTTAGAACAAAACCCAGGTTGGTAA